AAGGCACTGATTGGTTTAGGTACAGATCTGAAAGGTAATCAATACCCAATCATTGTGATTGATCTGCTGAGTCTGCGCTGTGAGCAGCAGCCTCACTGGCTGTGATACTGTACCATAACAAGTACCCGTCAGTAGTAGTAACAGTAATACCAGTGAGTAAAAGTCCCAGTCAATAGTAGTACCAGGAGTAATACTAGCAATAGTAGTTTGAGTAACAGTAAGTAGTAGCTGTAGTAGTGGCGGTCTTTGCAGTGGTAGTACAGTTGTAGTATTAATAGCAGGAGTAACAgcagtagtagttgtagtactACACGTACTGGCAGTACTCGTCTCACCGTGAGCCTCCAGAGAAAACTCAGCCAGTCGTTTCTTCACAGACTCCATTTTGAGTCTTCGTCATCACAAACGGATCGATTATCAACCGGAAGTGCGTCACAGAGACCTCGTCAGATGCCTGATCAGGTATCGGTTCTGATATCTGTTAAATCGGCTGCTGTCAGATTCTTCCAAACGTCCTGCTGCCATGCGGACGCGTTTACCTCCGCTGCGCATGCGCAGAGCCGCGAGCTGTGGCGTTAATTGAGCAGGTCTCCCCCTGCAGGAGGGAGGCTGAACTGCAGCGCGCGGCCGGCACTGATACTAATACTAATGTCATCTAATGATTACTGCTGGCTGCCGTGGTACAAAATATAACCGAGTAATAAAACCTGCTGTTTTCCATGGATGAAACTGTCCCGCAGTGTGAAGTAAGAAGCTGctacattaaagtgatgaacagtGAATCCACCAATAATTATCATCCAATAATATTTTATTCAGCATCATGAGTAATTTTACTCATTACTTTAGTGCTTgacttgtgtacttttacttcagtgtggGACTTGAACCGAGTactcagcagacagcagctgttgcAGCATTTGATGAGTTCAGGATTGGatgcagctgtgcagctctCAGCCTGGATCAGGTCCTGGATCAGGTCCTGGATCAGGTCTTCACTCATGGACGAGTCGGCGTTGGAGCGTTACTTTGATGACTCCATTGCAAATGTGAGTAGAGACTGTGGACTGTCTGTGAACGtccaaaactttatttaaacctGAATGTGTCATGAGTCAGTGAACACACGCCGGCTTACATTtgactttctttcatttgtgacctgttttttttctctgtttttattctgtgaatgaaacaaatcaaatatacatttttaaaagcttCAATCGTTCtctcacatttcagtttttgcaTTTCACCTTAGACATGaggctgtttttatttcttactCGATCAGACATTAATCCAATTTGAGTTGCTCTAAATGTTTAATATTCCCAGTTTGTTGAACAGCGACCTCTTTGACAGCAGAACCTTCACAGTGACAGACTTCCAGTTTTCTGGTCTGGGGGAGCAGAGCCTGATGGTGGATGTGGATCCGGATCAGTGTTTCTGATCCACCATGTGGTTTTTTCTCATGCAGGACTCCAGCCTCATTTTGGGGGAGGAGCTGGGCCTCCAGAACCCCGCCCCCCCTTCACCTGTTCCCGCCCACAATCAACAGGAcccctcttccttcctgtcGATGAAGGCGGGGCCTGGCAGAGAGGCCGCCGATGAGCTCGACCTCAGCTTCCTACCTGATGAGCTTGAGTCCAGTCGTCATGACAACACAGGTATGACATCACCATCAAAGTCTGCGTGTAACAAAGGTGAAAATAAACCTGAACAAAACCTTTTAAAGTGTTTGACGTCAGCTGAGAGACTATGAATAAAGATTTGGTCAAAATAAGAAATGAAGTCAAGCTTTCAGATGATGATCAGAAACAAACGTTGACTCCAGCTCACGTCTTCAAATCAGACCTCTGGAGTCCAAAGAATCAGAAAAACCAAACCCATCGAGTCTCcagtcaaactgcagcagtgccGTGTATCGCTGAAGGAGCTGCGGGCACCgggatgtgtcctccaccacgccttcggtgcctgctgctcgaggaaaaaaaaagggcctttctgtgtggagtttgcatgttctccccgtgttcacctggggtatcctccgtaaaacatacccccactaaaaacatgcaagaagatcaccacctgaccaatggtgacaaaacgcaattgggtccccgggcgccgcttggatggcagcccaccgctcctggtctgccgtggaggaaggacgaccaggatgggagaaatgcggaggacgaatttcaccttcgtgtgcagtgtccagtgcatgttgtgtgataataaaggggaatgtctccccctgattcttcttcttcttcttcttcttcttctgatgagGATCAGATGAAGCTCAACAGGCTCTGCAGTGTGTCAGCGTCCTGCTCTGGACCCTCTGTGGGATGTGATGTTTCCATGGTCACACCAGCAGCCCAGCTTCACTGTGTCCACACCTGCAGAGAATGTTCAGAAAGCAGGATGAGGTGTCTGAATGCAGCACGTCCTgtctccatcactgtcctctgtgtgaccAACCAGCTGCTCGTGTTaccacacagaacacagaacacagaacacatacaggacacatgcagaacatgtacagaacatgtaaagaacacatacaggacacatacagaacatgtacagaacatgtaaagaacacatacaggacacatacaggacacatacaggacacatgcagaacatgtacagaacatgtaaagaacacatacaggacacatacaggacacatgcagaacatgtacagaacatgtaaagaacacatacaggacacatacaggacacatacaggacacatgcagaacatgtacagaacatgtaaagaacacatacaggacacatgcagaacatgtacagaacatgtaaagaacacatacaggacacatacaggacacatgcagaacatgtacagaacatgtaaagaacacatacaggacacatacaggacacatgcagaacatgtacagaacatgtaaagaacacatacaggacacatgcagaacatgtacagaacatgtaaagaacacatacaggacacatacaggacacatgcagaacatgtacagaacatgtaaagaacacatacaggacacatgcagaacatgtacagaacatgtaaagaacacatacaggacacatacaggacacatgcagaacatgtacagaacatgtaaagaacacatacaggacacatgcagaacatgtacagaacatgtaaagaacacatacaggacacatgcagaacatgtacagaacatgTAAAGAACACATATAGGACACGTACAGGACACGTACAGGACATGTCAGTGAGGATGGGCGTGGCCTCCATGGGGTCACATGGGGCAGGATGAGCCACCTGTTGAAGCTCCTGTGTCGCTGATGGACTGTCTCTCGTCTGGTTGCAGCAGGGAGTCAGACTGTGGCTCTGGACGTGTCTCAGGACAGCGGCATCTGTCCAGACTACGACTCCCAGGATTCCGCAGCAGCAGCGGGAGCAGCTGACCCCCGTGGGTCGTCCGTGTCAGGCCCGGGGACAGGCGCCTCCCCCTTCTGTCCGATGACCCCTATGACCCCTATGACCCCCATGACCCCTGTGACTGAGAGGTCAGGAATCATCCCACAGTTACAGTAAGTTATTGAGGAGACACGTAGTACTGGTACTTGATCTGTAGTACTGTTACTGTCTCATGGAAAAATGTCTCATTCTACTGTTACTGTCTGGGGGTACTGGTCCTTGTGCTGTCTTGTTGGCACTGGTACTGTCTCATGGTATTGGTACTGTCCCCTGTAAGTGTGGGTCGTCTTCCTGCTGTCCTGATGGTGTTGGGCCATGTTGTCCCTTCATTCTTTTGATTGGTCCACTCTGTGTGGACATTGTGAAGTAAGGACAGGTAGTGGACTGTTTTTGTACCATGGTGGACAACAGTcacaatgtctgtgtgtgtgtgtgtgtgtgtgtgtgtgtgtgtgtgtgtgtgcgcgcgcgcgtgtgtgtgtgtgtgtgtgtgcgtgtgtgtgtgtgcgcgcgtgtgtgtgtgtgtgtgtgtgcgtgtgtgtgtgtgcgcgtgtgtgtgtgtgtgtgcgcgtgtgtgtgtgtgtgtgtgcgtgtgtgtgtgcgtgtgtgtgcgtgcgtgtgtgtgtgcgtgtgtgcgtgcgtgcgtgcgtgcgtgtgtgtctgtgcgtgtgtgtgtctgtgcgtgcgtgcgtgtgtgtgtgcgtgtgtgtgtgtctgtgcgtgcgtgcgtgtgtgtgtgtgtgtgtgtgtctgtgcgtgtgtgtgtctgtgcgtgcgtgcgtgcgtgcgtgcgtgcgtgtgtgtgtgcgtgtgtgtgtgtgtgcgtgcgtgcgtgtgtgtgtgcgtgtgtgtgtgtgtgcgtgcgtgcgtgtgtgtctgtgcgtgcgtgcgtgcgtgtgtctgtgcgtgtgtgtgtctgtgcgtgtgtgcgtgcgtgcgtgcgtgcgtgcgtgcgtgtgtgtgtgtgtgtgtgtgtgtgtgtgtgtgtgtgtgtaggaacaTTGTGTCCACGGTGAACCTGGGTTGTCCGTTGGATCTGAAGTTTATCGCCCTTCAAGCCAGAAATGCGGAGTACAACCCGAAGGTACTGACACTGAGAAATGCTCCGTCCCCATTTGATCAATGCGTGTCTTTTATATGTCCAAACAAAGTGGACGTGTCTCTGCGCAGGTCAAAGTGTGAGGGCCCGACCCCCCAGGTCGGGAACCACTGGACTGAACTAGCTGAGTGTATGTGAAGTAGTTCAGAGTCCAGATGTTCAGAAGCACTGGTGCTAGCTTTTAGCTCAAAGTTAGCTTCAGAATACTTTCTGTGCAGTAATatgcagtgatggaagaagtactcacaacatttaagtaaaagtagttATACCATAGTATAAAAATACTTATACTAAGTACTCTTATATGATGGGATCATCATTATTGATTTGTAAGCAGTActttcatgtagtttttggttgaggtggagctcatttaaCTTTatatctattaaaaaaaaaaacacagtggagtAGAAATATGAAGTATtataaagtggaaatactccagttctgcctgtctgtctgtctgtctgcctgtctgtctgtctgtctgtctgtctgcctgcctgcctgtctgtctgtctgtctgcctgcctgcctgcctgcctgtctgcctgcctgtctgtctgcctgtctgtctgtctgtctgtctgtctgcctgcctgcctgcctgtctgcctgcctgcctgcctgcctgcctgtctgtctgcctgtctgcctgcctgcctgcctgcctgtctccctgtctgcctgcctgtctccctgtctgcctgtctgcctgcctgtctgtctgcctgtctgtctgtctgcctgcctgtctgcctgcctgcctgcctgtctccctgtctgcctgcctgcctgtctccctgtctgcctgcctgcctgtctgtctgcctgtctgcctgcctgcctgtctccctgtctgcctgcctgcctgtctgcctgtctgtctgcctgcctgcctgtctgtctgtctgcctgcctgcctgcctgcctgcctgcctgcctgtctgtctgcctgtctgcctgcctgcctgcctgtctccctgtctgcctgcctgcctgtctgtctgcctgtctgcctgcctgcctgtctccctgtctgcctgcctgcctgtctgcctgtctgtctgcctgtctgcctgcctgtctgtctgcctgtctccctgtctgcctgcctgtctgtctgtctgcctgtctgtctgcctgcctgcctgcctgcctgcctgcctgcctgtctgtctgtctgtctgcctgcctgcctgtctccctgtctgtctgtctgtctgtctgtctgcctgtctgcctgcctgcctgcctgtctccctgtctgcctgcctgcctgtctgtctgcctgtctgcctgcctgcctgtctccctgtctgtctgtctgtctgcctgcctgtctccctgtctgtctgcctgtctccctgtctgcctgcctgtctgtctgcctgtctgcctgcctgcctgtctccctgtctgtctgcctgtctgcctgcctgtctccctgtctgtctgtctgtctgtctgcctgtctgtctgtctgtctgtctgcctgtctgcctgtctccctgtctgcctgcctgcctgtctgtctgcctgtctgcctgcctgcctgcctgtctccctgtctgcctgcctgcctgtctgtctgcctgtctgcctgcctgcctgtctccctgtctgtctgtctgcctgcctgcctgtctgtctgcctgtctgcctgcctgtctgcctgcctgtctccctgtctgtctgcctgcctgcctgcctgtctgtctgcctgtctgcctgcctgcctgtctccctgtctgcctgcctgcctgcctgcctgtctgtctgtaacagCCTAATTTCCCGGTGTGGGATTCATGAAGTTATCTTAAAGTAAAACACATCCCCTCATGTGTACTGGAGGAcagtactggagtaaatgtacgtGTTAGTCTGTCCCTGAACAGCTGACATGGGCTCCTGGTTGGTGGATTGTCTCAGGCTCAGTCCTCCTGTTGTGTTCCAGCGGTTTGCGGCGGTCATCATGAGGATCCGTGAGCCGAGGACCACAGCGCTGATCTTCAGCTCAGGGAAGATGGTCTGTACAGGAGCCAAGAggtccgtctgtccgtccgtcctcCTGCCTCCAGGTACAGCACACGTACAGGTACCACCTGTTGGCGAACGTCTGTCTCTTCCCACCTGTGTGTCCCACAGTGAGGAGCAGTCACGACTGGCAGCCAGGAAATACGCTCGGGTGGTGCAGAAACTCGGCTTCCCCGCCCGCTTCCTGGACTTTAAGATCCAGAACATGGTGGCCAGCTGCGACGTCTGCTTCCCCATCAGGCTGGAGGGCCTCGTCCTGACACACCAGCAGTTCAGCAGGTAGGAGACAGGGTTAGCccagcttagcacaaagactgggagaaactgctagcctggctagTTCCTGTTAGCGTGTGAGTTAAACCTaactttcttgtttttttatcaCCTGACAGGGACACATTCAGAGTTCAGTCAGTAAACATGTCCAGTTTTTAATGGTAACACATTCGAGTTCAAGGAGTTTCCTCTAGAAAAGTCCAGTTTCTTGTGATTATTAGCGGGATTAAATGCTTCATTCACTTTTAATAAGTGCATTCGTCTCCACAGTTATGAACCAGAGCTGTTTCCAGGCCTCATCTACCGGATGGTGAAGCCTCGCATCGTCCTGCTCATCTTCGTGTCGGGGAAAGTGGTTTTAACCGGTAAAGACACTTAAACGTGGACATGAGCTGGTGCAGACCAGCAGAGGGCTGAGTCCAGCAAACACTATCGTCTACATtcacatctctgtctgtcaccgTTCTGCTCAAACGTGCTTCACAGGTGTTTTCAAGCATCTCACGATTCAAACTTTACGTCATAACAATGTTTTTATCTGACAGGTTCCAGATCTCAGAATTAGTAAAGACAGAATGTGTTTGTACTAATGAAGATATGAATCTGAACACACTGATCGACTAATTAAGAAATTAAAGTCCTGTGGTTGTGAAACACGGACTAACTGTAATTATGGgatgttttttcattattatgaaATAGAGGTCTTGTCATTAGGAGATGCAgctctgaatgaatgaatgaatgcggCACATTTCCACATaacactcattcacacagttGTAATAATTCTGTAGTTGTGTGTTAACTTGCAGGAGCTAAAGAACGAGCTGAGATCTACGAAGCCTTTGAGAACATTTATCCGATCCTGAGGGGCTTCAGGAAACAGTGAGGCGACCTttgatgtcacttcctcttcGTATGTGAATAGATGGACTTTCCTTTGTGTCGTTTACTTTGTGTTGTGGATGGTGAATGAATCAGCTGTTTGTATCAGTCTGTCCAATGTTTGACCATCTTGAATAAATAGCAGCTTTCCGAAATCGCAGCACAGAAACATTCTGTGAAACACAAACTTTGATTTTAATTTCTTCTCTTGAATGTTTCCAGCTCAGAATCATTCGGAATCAGCTGACTTGAAATGATTTGGATGAATGAGACTTGAGTGTCGGTGACTTCACGTCAGTACTACGGAACAAAAAGTGTCTCTCGGCGTCTCAGAATGATGATTCAGTGTCTCATCAGTTTCACTTCAACCTGCAGGAACATGAGTGAGTGAACGTCAGTGAGTCTGTctgagtgtgaatgaatgaatgttaatgtgtctgtgagtgagtgaatgatgGGTGTGTTTGAAGCTGCAGTACTTCCTGGACTCCGCCCATAACATGACGTCACTACATAAACAAACCTCGGCCTTGGCGTCACGTtttcagaggaaacaggaagtggcgGATTCATCGTCTgctcatcaaaacaaaaacatttctttgtgAGCTCGTGGCCTCCTCGAGTTAAAACCTGTCCGTGAAATGACCGGAAACATTAGAGTCAAGCCGCGAGGGGCTCGACATGGAGCCGTTTAGCGCGCGAGTCAATCGGTTCTTTGGTTCGTTGTGGTTTTGAAAAACAAGTGCTAACGTCCGATTAGCTTGAAGCtcagctagctgttagctgtccCTCTCCATGGCGTCCTCAGCGGGACTCCCACCGCTCGGCCCGGACCGTGCTGCTtcgtcctcctgtcctcactcCGGCGGGAGGCCGCCTCTCCGCCCCTATCACCACCATCAGGCTCACTCCGCCCCGGGCTGTGTGATGGTGGAGTCGGTGGACGACGCAGAGGGTCTGTACGTGGCAGTGGAGCGGTGCCCCCTCTGCAGCACCTCCCGCCGCAGGCTGACCTGTGCCCGGTGCGTTCAGGCCGGGGACTTCGTCTACTTCGACGGGAGGAACACTGAAAGGTTTGGCACATAAATTTTCTGGATCCAAGCCTGTCCCCCTCTGTCCTTTCACTGTCAACGCCAAACTTCATCTCCATATTTGGACATTTTAGAGTGGCCTTCATTTGTCCCGCACTGATAAGATGTCATGTCATGTATAAGAAGctgagatgaaaacatgaacccTCTTTACTATTCGGCATTAATATGAATTCTCAAAGCAACATTTCCAACATATTTGCCCGGGTGTTTTAGGGTTAGCCTGCGCGCGGGTGGAAGATAAAGGTGAATGACAGGTGTACGTGAAACAGAGGTCGACCTGTAGCTGCCAGACTAACTGCTGTGTGTAATACACACATGCCGAATGAAAAAGGGGACCACTCTGATCAGATAACACGTATGTCCTGTTTGATATTTATGTTTCCAGACATAAAGTCCACGTTAACTCGTCAGTTGATGTTTTTATACCCGGAGTTCTGCCGCTGACGTCAGGTCGACGCACGGACGCAGCTTAATGTTTAATGCTGTTTTAAATGGAAGGTGTTCTGGAAACTGGACAGAGGATTTTCCGTGTTAGTTAGCTCAAAGTGAAAACCTCGTAACCTGCAGAGAGCCAGTGTCAGTTTGAGCTAGTTAGCATT
This window of the Chaetodon auriga isolate fChaAug3 chromosome 14, fChaAug3.hap1, whole genome shotgun sequence genome carries:
- the tbpl2 gene encoding TATA box-binding protein-like 2 is translated as MDESALERYFDDSIANDSSLILGEELGLQNPAPPSPVPAHNQQDPSSFLSMKAGPGREAADELDLSFLPDELESSRHDNTAGSQTVALDVSQDSGICPDYDSQDSAAAAGAADPRGSSVSGPGTGASPFCPMTPMTPMTPMTPVTERSGIIPQLQNIVSTVNLGCPLDLKFIALQARNAEYNPKRFAAVIMRIREPRTTALIFSSGKMVCTGAKSEEQSRLAARKYARVVQKLGFPARFLDFKIQNMVASCDVCFPIRLEGLVLTHQQFSSYEPELFPGLIYRMVKPRIVLLIFVSGKVVLTGAKERAEIYEAFENIYPILRGFRKQ